In Streptacidiphilus sp. P02-A3a, the DNA window CACCCGGCCGCCGGTGACCAGCGGCAGGTACAGCTCCAGCGCGGAGATGTCGAACGACAGCGAGGTCAGCGCCAGCCAGCGGTGCTCCGCCGTGGAACCGGTCAACGCGCCCATGGCGAAAAGGAAGTTGGTCAGCGCGCGGTGCGGCACCACCACGCCCTTGGGGTTGCCGGTGGAGCCCGAGGTGTACAGGACGTACGCGGTGTGCCGCGGGCGGGGGCGGCGGACCGCGGACCGGGCGCCCTCCTCGTCCGCGACCGGGTCGAGCACCCGGTCCAGGTCGGCGTCGTCCAGGGTCAGCGCCGCGCCGCAGTCCGCCAGGACGTAGGCGACCCGTGCCTCGGGGTAGTCCGGGTCGACCGGGACGTACGCCCCGCCGGTCATCGCCACCCCGAGCAGCGCCACCACCATCTGCGCCCGGCGCGAGCTGCGCACCGCGACCACCGAGCCGGGCCCCACGCCGCGCCCGGTCAGCTCCCGGGCCAGGCCGGCCGCCGCGGCCACCAGCGCGCGGTAGCTCAGCCGGTCCGGTCCGCAGACCACCGCGACCGCGTCCGGGGTGGCGTCGGCCTGGTCCAGCAGCAGATCGACCAGGGTCCGCTCGGGCAGCTCGACGGCGGTGTCGTTCCAGGCGGCGAGCAGGTCGCGCTCGGTCGGCGGGAGCAGCTCCAGTCGGCCGACCGGCTGGGTCGGATCGGCCACGATCGAGCCGAGCAGGTGCAGGTAGCGTCCGGCCAGGCGCTGCGCGGTGCCGCGGTCGAACAGGTCGGTGCTGTGGATCAGCACGCCGAGCACCCCGCCGCCGGGCTGCTCGTACAGGTCGAGCGACAGGTCGCAGCGGGCCGGGTGCCAGCCGAGCGGGAACGGCTCGGTGTCCAGGCCCGGCAGCGGGTCGCTGGTGTCGCCGTGCGTGTGCAGCGCGAACAGCGCCTGGTAGATCGGGGTACGGCTGAGGTCGCGTTCCGTCGTCAGCGCGCCGACCAGCCGCTCGAACGGGACGTCGGCGTGCCCGAGCGCGGCCAGCACCCGGCGGCGGGTCTCCCGCAGCACGGCGTCGAAGCCCGAGTCGGCGGGCAGGTCGCACCGCAGGACCAGGGTGGTGGACAGCAGCCCGACGACGCCCTCCAGTTCGGTCCGGCCGCGCCCGGCCGAGGGGGTGCCCACGCAGAAGTCGCGCTGGCCGCTGTGCCGGGCCAGCAGCACCTGGTAGGCGGCCAGCAGCACCATGTACGGGGTGCACCGGCTGCGGCGGGCCAGCTCGCGCACCCCGGCCAGCAGCCCGGCCGGGATCTCGAAGCGCACGTCGCCACCGGCGGCGCCGCGCCGGGCCGGGCGCGGCCGGTCGGTCGGCAGTTCCAGTGCCGGGCACCCGGTGAGCTGCTCGACCCACCACCCGAGGTCCGCCGCCTCCGGATCGGCGGCCGCCGCCAGCTCGCTGTACTGGAGCGGGGCGGCGGGCAGCGGCAGCCCGGCGTAGCAGGCGGCGACCTCGGACCGGATCACGTTGAAGGACCAGCCGTCGCCGTTGATGTGGTGCAGCACCACGCACAGCACGTGGTCCTCGGGGGCGATCCGGACCAGGGTCACCTGGAACGGGGGCCTGGCCGCGAGGTCGAAGCGGGTGTTGCTGCGGGCGGCGACGATCGCCTCGGTCTGCTCCACGGAGTCGGCGTCCACCCGCTCGATCAGCACCGGCCCGGGAGCCTCCACCACGGCCCGGGGCTCGCCGCCGGTGTGGGTGAAACGGGTGCGGAGCGCGTCGTGCCGGGCGGCGGTGGCGGTGAACGCCGCCTCCAGCGCGACCAGGTCCAGAGCACCGCGTACCCGATAGGCGTAGGCCGTGTTGTGCGACGGATCGCCGGGGTCGAATTGATGCAGGAACCAGAGTCGCTGTTGGCCGAATGAGAGCGGGCCTGTATTCAACGCGTCTCTCCCAGAATGACGGTTTTGCGGGTGGCTCCGGCAGGCTCGCTATCCGCGTCCGGAGTTCGTGATCAACAACCATTGACGAGCCCTGGGGAGGATGGCAGACTGACGGCCGCCCAGTCAATGGTCTATACCAACGCCCCGCTTTGTGGCTGCGCCTTCCTATTGAAAACCGGCAACTTCGGTCCATAGCAACGTATGTGACGCCATCTCGGGGGGACTTTGATGAGCGCGACGCTTTCCCATCTGCTACGTGAACGAGCCGCCGCGGAACCGGAGCGGGAGGCCCTGGTCGTCAGCGGATCGGCGCTGGACTTCGGCGACTGGGAACGGCGGTCCAACGCCGTGGCCGCCGGGCTGCGACAGCGCGGAGTGGTCCACGGGCAGCGGATCGGGCTGCACTTCGGCAACAACGACTGGCTGGAGTACGCCGTCGCGTTCTTCGGCGTGCTCAAGGCCGGAGCGGTCGCGGTGCCGCTGTCCGACCAGCTGAGCCCGCCGGACCTGGCCGCACGACGGGAGCACTGCGGCGCCGAGTTGCTGCTGCGGCCCGGGGAACTCCCGTACCTGGAACCGGAGACGGAGCTACCGGAGCTCCCGGGCCCGGGGGATCTCGCGCAGATCCTCTACACCTCGGGAACCACCGGCAGTCCCAAGGGAGTTGTCGCCAACCACGGCAACCTCGGCTACGGCTGGGGCGGTCGGCGCAAGCCGTTCGCCCACTCGCGGCACCTCGCCCACGGATTCCCGATCGGCACCAACGCCGGGCAGTGGATGCTGGCCAACGCCGTGGGCGCGCACCCCACGGTGGTCACCCTCGGCCAGTTCACGCCCGGGCGCTTCGCCCGACTGATCGAGCAGTACCGGGCCGGGACGGTGTTCCTGGTCCCGACGATGGCGATCGAACTCCTCGCCGCCGGGGCGCACACCCGGGCCGACCTGTCCAGCGTGCTGCTGCTGGGCTCCGCCGCCGCACCGCTGCCGGGCCGGGTCGCCGCCCAGCTCGGCGAGGCCTTCCCGAACGCGACCATCGCCAACTACTACACCTCCACCGAGGCCGCTCCGGCGCAGACCGTGATGCTCTACGACCCGGAGCGCCCGACCAGCCTCGGCCGGCCCGCCTCCGGCGGCGCGGTCCGGATCGCCGACGCCACCGGCGCGCCGCTGCCCGCCGACGCCACCGGCGAGGTGTGGATGCGTTCCCCCACCGACACCCGGAGCTACTACGGCGACGCGGCGGCCACCGGAGCGGTGTTCCACGACGGCTGGATCCGCATGGGCGACCTCGGCTACCTCGACCGCGACGGCTACCTCTACCTGGTCGACCGGGAGAGCGACGTGGTGAAGTCCGGTGCGCACAAGGTGTCCACCATCCACGTGGAGGAGGCCGTCTACCAGCACCCGCGGATCGTGGAGGCGGCAGCGTTCGGCGTGCCGCACCCCTCCCTCGGGAAGGCCGTCGCGGTCGCCGTCGTCGGCCCGGTCGACCACGCCGAACTGCGGGTCTTCCTGCAGGACCGGCTCTCCCCGTACGAGATGCCGCACCACCTGGTCACGCTCGACGCCCTGCCCCGCAACCACGGCGGCAAGGTGGACAAACGCGCACTTCGAGAGGTTGTCGGATGAGCCAGCTTTCCATCGCCCAGCACGGCATATGGGTCACCGCGCGGGCCGGCGCGGCCACCGCCTACCACATGCCGCTGCTGATCGCCCTGGCCGCACAGCCGGACCAGGGCGCACTCGCCGAGGCCTGCCGCGCTCTGGTCGAGCGGCATCCGCTGCTCGGCAGCGCGGTGCGGGAGCGCAGCGGTGTCCCGCACTTCGAACCGGCGGCCGTGGCGCCGGTACTGGAGCGGGCCGAGTCCGTGGACGAGGTGGTCGACCGGCCGTTCGACCTGGAGCGGGGACCGCTGGTCCGGTTCGCGCTGGTCGGCGGACGCACGCTGCTGGTCGTCGCCCACCACCTGGTCTTCGACGGCCACTCCAAGGACCTGCTGGTGGCGGAGCTGGCCGCGCTCCACGCCGGCGACCCGCTGGAACCGGCGCCCCCGGCGGTCGCCGTGCCCGCGCCGAGCCCGGACGCCCTCGCCGACGCCGCCGACTTCTGGACCCACCGCTGGCACGAGCCGGGCGCCGTCGCGCTGCCCGGCGGCACCCTGCGCTCCCGCGCCGCCGGGACCGGCGAGGCCATCGAATTCCCCTTGGCCATAACGGATATGGAGGGCCTCACCCGATTCGAGGTACTGGTCTCCACAGTCCACGCGTTGTTGGCCTCATACGGGAACTCGGAGGTTTTCACCGCCCTCGACCTGTCCACCCGAACGGCGGCGGAATCCGGGCGGATCGGCTGCTATGTGAATGAACTCCCGATTCACTCCCGGCCGTTGCCCACTACACCATTCTCCGCGTTCGCGGCGGAACTCCGGCGCGAACTCCGGGAGATCTACCGCCATCGGGGAGTCCCGCTCTCCCGCGCCGTCCCGGGACTGCGCCCGCATGCCGCGCTGGCACCGGTGTCCATCAGCTACCGCCATACCGCGCAGGCGAGTTGGCCGGGTGCCGACGTGGAATGGCTCGCCTTCAACCACAGCGTCCGCGGCGCGCTGCAACTCCAGGTCGTGCAGGGGGCGCACGGGGCCGTGGCCAGCCTGCGGTACGACCCGCGCGAACTCGCCGACCCCGCGGCCTTCGCCGCCGACCTCACCCTGGCACTGACCGCAGTGGCCCGGGACCCGCACCAAACCCTGGGTGAGATCAGGGAGTTCACCACTCCAGTGGCCCCGGTCGGGGGTGACCGGCCGCAGCAGGCGCAGCCGCTGCCGCAACCCGCGGCCGCTGCCGCCGACGGACCCGACGCCGACGATCCGCTGGTCGAGCAGATCCGGGCGATCTGGGAGCAGATCCTCGACCTCTCGCCGATCGACCCGCACGACGACATCTTCGACCTGGGCGGACACTCACTGACGATCACTCAGATCATCGCCCGGATGCAGCGGCAACTGGGCGTGGAGATCTCGCTGGACGACTTCTTCGACAACTCGACCATCGCCGGAGTGGTCAAGGTGATCCGCTCATGACCACCGAGACCCCCGCGCGCAAGCACGCGCCGCCGCTCAGCAGGCTGTCCGACCAGGACCTGACCCAGCTGCTCACCATCCGCGCCTTCGAGTCGCAACTGCTCGACCTGTTCGACCGGGGCATGCTCAACGGAACCACCCACACCTGCCTCGGGCAGGAGTACGTCCCGGTCGCGCTGGAACCGCTGCTCGACCCGCGCGACCACGTCTTCAGCAACCACCGGGGCCACGGCCACTACCTGGCCAGGCACCGCGACCCGGAGGGGCTGCTCGCGGAGATCATGGGCCGCCGCGGCGCGGTCTGCGGCGGGGTCGGCGGCAGCCAGCACATCCGCCGGGACCGCTACCTGTCGACCGGCGTCCAGGGCGAGAGCCTGCCGGTGGCCTGCGGTGTCGCGCTGCACCTCAAGCGGACCGAGCCGGGGGCCCTGGCCTGCGTCTACATCGGTGACGGGACCTTCGGCGAGGGGGCCGTCTACGAGGCGCTGAACATCGCCGCACTGTGGCGGCTGCCGCTGCTGGTGGTGGTGGAGAACAACGGCATCGCGCAGTCCACGCCCGCCGCCGGGAACCTGGCCGGGAGCATCGCCGGACGGGCGGCGGCGTTCGGCATCGCGCATCAGCGCACCGACTCCATGGACGTCAACGCGATCCGGGACCAGCTGGCGCCCGCCGTCGGCGCGGTCCGCGACGGAGCGCCGCTGGTACTGGAGTTCGCCACGCACCGGCTCGGACCGCACAGCAAGGGCGACGACACCCGCCCGGAGCCGGTGGTCGAGCGACTGCGGTCGGCCGGATGGTACGCGCGCTACGCCCGGGACCACCCGGAGCAGTTGCAACGGTTGGAGCAGCGGGCGCGGGCGCGGATGGCCGCCGTCGCCGAGGACGTCACGGCACGGGAGCTGTCATGAGAGTCGCCGAGAACCTCAACGCCGCCCTGCACGGGCTGATGGAGCGGACCCCCGACCTGTACCTGATCGGCGAGGACGTGGCCGACCCGTACGGCGGAGCCTTCAAGATCACCCGTGGCCTGTCCAGCCGCTTCCCCGAGCGCGTGCTCACCACCCCGATCAGCGAGAACGCGCTCACCGGCATCGCCGCCGGGCTCGCCCTGGCCGGGGACAGCGCCATCGCCGAGATCATGTTCGGCGACTTCGCCACCCTGGCCTTCGACCAGCTGGTCAACTTCGCCGCCAAGTCGGTCTCGATGTACGGCGACCGGCTGCCGATGCGGATGATCGTGCGCTGCCCGGTCGGCGGCGGCCGGGGCTACGGGCCCACCCACAGCCAGAGCCTGCAGAAGCACTTCCTCGGCGTGCCCGGCCTGGCGCTGTACGAGGTGTCGCCGTTCCGCGACAACGCCGCGGTCCTCGCGGAGATGCTCGCCCGGCAGGAGCCCTGCGTGCTGTTCGAGGACAAGGTGCTCTACACCCGTCCGATGGAGGAGGTGCGGGCCCCGTTCGTGCTCCAACCGCCGGACGGCTCCGGCATGGCCCGGGTGTCCCTGGCCGGCGGCTCGGGTGGCGGTCCCGACTGCGTGCTGATCGCGGCCGGGGGCACCGCCCACCGCGCCCTGGACGCGATGCGCTCGCTGCTGCTGGAGGAGGAGATCGAGTGCACGCTGCTCGTCCCCTCCCGGCTGTACCCGTTCGACGTCGAGCTGCCCGACACCCGTCAGGTGTTCGTGGTGGAGGAGGGCACCGCCGGCGGCACCTGGGGCGCGGAGGTGGCGCACGTGATCCACCAGCGGCACTGGGAGCGGCTGGCCCGGCCGGTGACCCTGGTGCACTCCGCCGACTCCGTCATCCCCACCGCTCCGCACCTCGAACGCGAGGTGCTGGTCAGCGCCTCGACCATCCACCGCGTCATCCAGGAGACCCTGAGTGGCTGAGCAGCGAGTGCCCAAACTCAACAACAACGACACCGAGTACGTGCTGACCGAGTGGCTGGTGGCGGACGGCGCCGAGGTCCGCGCCGGTGACCCGATGGTGGTCGTGGAGACCTCCAAGGCCGCCGAGGAGCTGGTGGCCGAGGCGTCCGGGGTGCTCCGGCAGCGCGCCAAGGCCGGCGACCTGTGCCGCCCCGGCGAACTGGTCGCGGAGGTGCTGGACGGCTCCGCGCCGCGCTCGGTCGAGCCGGGTCCCGCCGCGGACCCGGCCGCGGCCGACGGCGGACCGCTGGTCACCAGGGCCGCGCGGGAACTGGCCGACCGGTACGGCATCAGCGCCGGGCGGATCGCCGCCCTGGGCCTGGCCGTGGTCCGCGGCGCCGACATCGAGGCACTCCACGCGGCCGACGGTTCCGCCGCCGGGGCCGACGCCGCCGGGGCGGAGACCGCCGTTCGGCCCGGCGCGGTCCGGCTCGGCCGGGTACAGCGGGGCGTGGCGCGCTCCGTCGAGCTCTCGCACCGGACCATCCCGGCCGCGTACACGGTGGTGCGGATGGACCTCGGACCGGCGGTCGCGCACGCCCGGGCGCTGACCCGCAGCGTACGGCGGCCGGTCGGCCTGGCCGAGGTGTTCGTGCAGCAGGTCGCGGCGCTGCACCCGCAGTTCCCGCTGTTCTTCGCCGCCATCGAGGGCAGCACCGCGCTGCTCGCCGAGGCCCCGCACATCGGTGTCACCGTCGACCTGGGGGAGGGGCTGTTCGTCCCCTGCGTCCGCGACGCCGCCAACCGGACGATCCGCGAGATCGCCACCGAACTGATGAGGTTCCGGCTCGCCGCGACCGACGGCACGTTCCGCGAGAGCGACCTGGGCGGAGCCAACTTCGTGGTGACCCTGCACACCGACGCCGACGTGGTGCTGGCCGTGCCGCTGGTGTTCCCGGGCACGGTCTGCGCGCTGGCGGTCACCTCGCCCACGGACGGTTCCCCCGCCAACATCGGCCTGGCCTACGACCACCGGCTGATCAACGGCCGGGACGCGGTGCTGTTCCTGCACGCTCTCAAGAACTCCGTCGAAGGGCTCGGTTGATGTCCGCCGTCGAACTGTCCGAGGCCAAGCGCGAACTGCTCAGACGCAGGCTCAGCACCCGGCGGCAGGGCCAGGCCGTGCCCCGGCGGCCGGAGGGCAGCGAGCCGGTGCTCGCCCCGGCGCAGGAACCGATCTGGTTCATGGAGCACTTCGCGCCCGGCACCGCCACCTACACCATCACCCTCGCGGCGCGGCTGCGCGGTCCACTCGACACCGAACGGCTACGGCTGGCCCTGGCCGAACTGCCGACCCGGCACGACAGCCTGCGCCACCGGTTCCCGGCCACCACCGACGGCCGCCCGGACGTCCGGCTGCTGCCCCGGACGGAGGTACCGCTGGCCCGGGCCGAGGCGGCGACGGACGAGGAGACGGTCGCCCGGATCAGCGCCGAGGGCGGCGAGCCGCTCGACCCGGCCCAGGGCCCGCTGCTGCGCGCGCTGTTGATCGCGCGCGGCCCGGACGACCACGTGCTGGCCCTGCTGACGCACCACATCGTCGCCGACGGCCAGTCGGCGCAACTGCTGATGCACGACCTGCTCGCGCTCTACCGGGGCGAGGCCCCGGAGCCGCCCTCGGTGTCCTTCGGCGACATCGCGGCCTGGCAGCGGGAGCGCCCCCTGGAACGTGAAACCGGTTACTGGACGACCCAGTTGGCGGACCTGCCACGACTGGAGCTGACCACCGACCAGCCCCGACCGGCCCGGCAGGACTTCGCCGGGGCCTCCACCGTGCGCCTGCTCGACGCGGAACTCACCGAGCAGCTGACCGAGTTGGGGCGTCGGCAGGGCGCGACCCGGTTCATGACGGTGCTCGCCGGATTCCAGGCGCTGCTCCACCGGTACACCGGCCAGGGCGAGTTCGGCGTCGGCATGCCCGTCGCCGGGCGCACCAGGGCGGAGTTCGAGGACGTCGTCGGGATGTTCGTCAACACCCTGGTGCTCCGGGCCCGACTCGCGGACGACCCGACCTTCGCCGAACTGCTCACCCGCGCCCGGGACGTGGTGATCGACGCGCTGGACTGCCAGGAACTCCCCTTCGCCCGGCTGGTCGAGGCGCTGAACGTGCCGCGCGACCCGAGCCGCCAGCCGCTGGTCGACGCCCTCTTCTCGATGCACGACTTCCCCGCCGCCTCCGGATCGGACGGACCGCTCCAGGTCGAGGACTACCCGCTCGCCCCCGGCTCCTCCCGGCACGACCTGGAGCTGTACGTGGTCCCCGCCCCCGACGGCGGACTGGCCTGCACCTTCACCTACCGGACCACACTGTTCGACGCGGACACCATCGAGCGGATGGCCGGGCACCTGGAGTCGCTGCTGCGGGCCGCCGTCGCCCGCCCCGACACCCGGGTCAGCCGGCTTCCGCTGCTGGGCCCGGACGAGCGGGCGCTGATCGACGGCTGGAACGACACCGCCACCGGGTTCCCGTCCGCGCAGACCCTGCACGGCCTGGTCCAGGCCCAGGTACTGCGGACGCCCGGGGCGACCGCCGTCACGTTCCGGGGCAGCTCGCTCAGCTACGCCCAACTCGACGCGCGGGCCAATCAGGTGGCGCACCGGCTGCTGGCCGAGGGGGTGGGCCCGGGCACACTGGTGGGGGTCTGCGCGGAACGGTCGCCGGAACTGGTCGTGGGCCTGCTCGGGGTGCTCAAGGCCGGAGCCGCCTATCTGCCGCTGGACCCCGAATACCCGGCCGGGCGGCTGGAGTTCATGCTCGACGACGCCGCCGCGCCGATCGTGCTCACGCAGACCCGGCTGCTGGCCGAGGAGCCGTTGCACGCCCTCGCCGACGCCGGCACCCAGCTGCTGCCACTGGACCGGGCCGAGCTGTGGGACCCGCAGCCGACCACCGCGCCGGAGCGCACCGCCGACCCGTCGGCCGCCGCCTACATGATCTACACCTCCGGCTCGACCGGCCGCCCCAAGGGCGTGCCGACCGGCCACCGGGCCATCGTCAACCGCCTGGACTGGATGCAGCGCCGCTACCGCCTGGGCGCCGACGACACCGTGCTGCAGAAGACCCCGGCCGGTTTCGACGTGTCGGTGTGGGAGTTCTTCTGGCCACTGCTGGCGGGCGCGCGGCTGCTGCTGGCGGAGCCCGGCGGCCACCGCGACCCGGCCTACCTGCGCGAGCTGATCGAGGCCGAGGGGGTCACCACCGCCCACTTCGTACCGTCCATGCTGGGCCTGTTCCTCGCCGAGGAGGGCGTCGGGCGCTGCGACTCGCTGCGCCGGATCATCTGCAGCGGCGAGGAACTGCCGGTCGACCTGGCCCTGCGCTGCCTGCGGACGCTCCCCGCCGAACTGCACAACCTGTACGGGCCGACCGAGGCCGCGATCGACGTCTCCGCCTGGCAGTGCACCCCGGAGGCGCTGGCCGGCCGGGCCCGGGTGCCGATCGGCCGCCCGATCCACAACGCCGAGCTGCACGTGCTGGACCAGCACCGCGAGCCGGTACCGGTCGGCGTCCCCGGCGAGCTGTACCTCGGCGGCGTCGCGGTCGCCTCCGGCTACCACCGGCGGCCGGAACTGACCGCCGAGCGCTTCGTCGACGGCCGCTACCGCACCGGTGACGCGGCCCGGCGGCTGCCCGACGGCACGGTCGAGTTCCTCGGCCGACTGGACCAGCAGGTCAAGCTGCGCGGCCTGCGGATCGAGCTCGGCGAGATCGAGGCGGCGCTGCGCGAGCGGGCCGGTGCCCGCGAGGCCGTGGTCACCGTCAGCGAGGACCAGCGGCTGATCGCCTACCTGGTCGGCGGGCCGACCGAGGCGGCGCGGGTCAGGGACGCGATCAGGGGCACGCTGCCGGAGTACATGCTGCCCTCGATGGTCGTCCCGCTCGACGCGCTGCCGCTGACGCCCAACGGCAAACTGGACCGCAGGGCGCTGCCCGCGCCCGAGGTCGCCACCGCCGCGTACCGGGCCCCGGAGACCGACGCGCAGCGGGCGATCGCCGCCGTCTGGAGCGAGGTGCTCGGCGTCGAACAGGTCGGCCTGGACGACGACTTCTTCGACCTGGGCGGACACTCGCTGCTCGCGATCCAGGTCATCGCCAAGCTGCGCACGGCGCTGCCGCCCGGCGGTCGCCAGGTCGGCCTGGTCGACATGTTCTCCGCGCGCACCGTGGACGAGTTGGCGGCGCTGGCCGCCGAGCCCGCCAGCGACGGCCCCCGGCCACTGCTGCAACGGCTCACCGGCCGCCGCGCGGCCACCGTCAGCTACGTCTGCGTGCCGTACGGCTCCGGCAGCGCCATCGTCTACCAGCCGCTCGCCGACGAACTGCCCAGGAACGCCGTGCTGTACGCGCTCTCCATCCCCGGCAACGACATCGGCCTGGACGAGGAGCCGATGGAGTTCGACGAGCTGGCGGCGCGTACCACCGAGGAGATCCTCGCCATCGAGGGCCCGCTGGTGGTGTACGGCCACTGCGGCGTCGGCGCCGCGCTCGCGGTCGAGCTGGCCCGGCGGGTGGAGGCGGCCGGACGGCGGGTGGAGGCCGTCTACATCGGCGCGATCTTCCCCTTCGCCAAGCCCGGCGGCCTGTGGCGCAGGCTCCGGAGCCCGGAGACCTTCAACCGGCTCCGCAGCAGCCAGCGCGACCTGGACTCGCTCAAGGCGCGCGGCGTCGACCTGGACGAGCTGGAACCGGGTGTCGCCGACCGGATCATCCGGACCATGCGGCACGACTCGCTCGCCGCCGAGAAGTACTTCACCGGCCTGTTCGACCAGCCGGGCCGGGCCCGGCTGCGCGCGCCGATCATCTCGGTGGTGGGCGACCGCGACCCGGCGACCGCGATGTACGAGGAGCGCTACCGGGAGTGGCGGTTCCTCACCGACACCTCCGCGCTGGTGGTGCTGGACGAGGGCGGTCACTTCTTCCTGCGCTACCGCGCGGCGGAGGTCGCCGACGTGCTGCTGACCCACACCCGGTTGGACGCGCCACCGCCCCGGACCGACACCGACACCTGGTGGGTGCAGGACGTCGCCACCCCGCAG includes these proteins:
- a CDS encoding non-ribosomal peptide synthetase/MFS transporter, with translation MSAVELSEAKRELLRRRLSTRRQGQAVPRRPEGSEPVLAPAQEPIWFMEHFAPGTATYTITLAARLRGPLDTERLRLALAELPTRHDSLRHRFPATTDGRPDVRLLPRTEVPLARAEAATDEETVARISAEGGEPLDPAQGPLLRALLIARGPDDHVLALLTHHIVADGQSAQLLMHDLLALYRGEAPEPPSVSFGDIAAWQRERPLERETGYWTTQLADLPRLELTTDQPRPARQDFAGASTVRLLDAELTEQLTELGRRQGATRFMTVLAGFQALLHRYTGQGEFGVGMPVAGRTRAEFEDVVGMFVNTLVLRARLADDPTFAELLTRARDVVIDALDCQELPFARLVEALNVPRDPSRQPLVDALFSMHDFPAASGSDGPLQVEDYPLAPGSSRHDLELYVVPAPDGGLACTFTYRTTLFDADTIERMAGHLESLLRAAVARPDTRVSRLPLLGPDERALIDGWNDTATGFPSAQTLHGLVQAQVLRTPGATAVTFRGSSLSYAQLDARANQVAHRLLAEGVGPGTLVGVCAERSPELVVGLLGVLKAGAAYLPLDPEYPAGRLEFMLDDAAAPIVLTQTRLLAEEPLHALADAGTQLLPLDRAELWDPQPTTAPERTADPSAAAYMIYTSGSTGRPKGVPTGHRAIVNRLDWMQRRYRLGADDTVLQKTPAGFDVSVWEFFWPLLAGARLLLAEPGGHRDPAYLRELIEAEGVTTAHFVPSMLGLFLAEEGVGRCDSLRRIICSGEELPVDLALRCLRTLPAELHNLYGPTEAAIDVSAWQCTPEALAGRARVPIGRPIHNAELHVLDQHREPVPVGVPGELYLGGVAVASGYHRRPELTAERFVDGRYRTGDAARRLPDGTVEFLGRLDQQVKLRGLRIELGEIEAALRERAGAREAVVTVSEDQRLIAYLVGGPTEAARVRDAIRGTLPEYMLPSMVVPLDALPLTPNGKLDRRALPAPEVATAAYRAPETDAQRAIAAVWSEVLGVEQVGLDDDFFDLGGHSLLAIQVIAKLRTALPPGGRQVGLVDMFSARTVDELAALAAEPASDGPRPLLQRLTGRRAATVSYVCVPYGSGSAIVYQPLADELPRNAVLYALSIPGNDIGLDEEPMEFDELAARTTEEILAIEGPLVVYGHCGVGAALAVELARRVEAAGRRVEAVYIGAIFPFAKPGGLWRRLRSPETFNRLRSSQRDLDSLKARGVDLDELEPGVADRIIRTMRHDSLAAEKYFTGLFDQPGRARLRAPIISVVGDRDPATAMYEERYREWRFLTDTSALVVLDEGGHFFLRYRAAEVADVLLTHTRLDAPPPRTDTDTWWVQDVATPQSQPAASPNGDVRPSMGRFLVVAGGQQISLIGSALTGWALPITVLVHSKSIGQFSLLAVLNLVGLVISPLAGAIVDRGSRRQVMMAADCASGAIEAVVAVLVLTGHIQLWEIYLLITSLSVTTTFQRLAYSSAVPQLVPKQYVGHAMGVTQMTNGVAQLVVPLVAAGLLGLIGLGGIVVVDVVSYAFAIGVVLFVRFPNTLPWRPKEPLTTEIAKGFSYTWNDRGLRSILAFFAVLNIFMSPLLLLVSPLVLSFGTLTDVGWISLVSGLGVMLGGTTMALWGGPRQRRFHGVLIATVAMSVAGVLVSLRPSLVLIGVGAFALTYALTIMNTVYSTIVQIKVPYRYHGRVFALNTLVAWSTLPIGMGLVAPFGSELFNRLLAVHGALASTAGAVVGTGPGRGTALMFLLCSVGMLLVVGGALWIPRLARFDTDMPDAQPDDLLGVEALAEKRKQPVDA